A genome region from Paludisphaera mucosa includes the following:
- a CDS encoding restriction endonuclease subunit S, translated as MISPNYEELPEGWASASLQAITTNFDGRRVPLRAADRKLRQGAYPYYGASGIIDYIDKPLFNGDFLLVAEDGANLLSRSTPIAFQAQGEFWVNNHAHVLQTRGDLLLSYLEQFLNHLDLQNFVTGTAQPKLTQAALNRIQVMVPPLEEQHRILAMLERILEKADSARNKLERVPRTMKRFRQAVLAAACTGRLTADWRAKNPSAENVDAVLRSLGVEPLSGGGPDEEIPEGWRWVRFGDVLAELKNGLSTKPNQTPPGTPILRINAVRPCEVFFSDLRYLECSEAQRTEFALRDGDLLFTRYNGSIDLLGVCGIVRGIGGRALVYPDKLMRVRFPSSVVLPDYCEQYFSSPAARDRMIAKSKSSAGQNGVSGSDVKAQPLALPPVEEQREIVSRVSAFLTLADSIEQRAKSALQRVETLTQSVLAKAFRGELVPTEAELARREGRGYEHASELLARLKSLAKGETKRARGRRSSPRASTPEGDMLDFMEG; from the coding sequence GTGATTTCGCCCAACTACGAAGAGCTGCCGGAAGGATGGGCGTCCGCGAGTCTGCAGGCCATCACCACCAATTTCGACGGGCGAAGGGTCCCACTTAGAGCGGCTGATAGAAAACTCCGTCAGGGTGCATATCCATACTATGGTGCGTCGGGAATTATCGACTATATAGACAAACCCCTTTTCAACGGGGACTTTCTACTTGTCGCGGAAGATGGGGCCAATCTGCTCTCTAGGAGCACTCCAATCGCATTTCAGGCCCAAGGAGAGTTTTGGGTCAACAATCACGCTCATGTCCTCCAGACTCGAGGCGACCTACTTCTTAGTTACCTAGAACAATTTTTGAATCATCTCGACCTTCAAAATTTCGTCACTGGTACTGCTCAACCAAAGCTCACTCAAGCAGCTCTTAACCGCATCCAAGTTATGGTTCCTCCGTTAGAGGAACAGCATCGCATCCTGGCTATGCTTGAGAGGATTCTTGAAAAGGCCGATTCGGCCCGCAACAAGCTCGAGCGGGTGCCAAGAACGATGAAGCGATTTCGGCAAGCGGTGCTCGCTGCGGCCTGCACGGGACGATTAACAGCCGACTGGCGAGCGAAGAATCCGAGTGCGGAGAATGTCGATGCCGTTCTTCGCTCACTCGGGGTCGAGCCACTTTCCGGTGGTGGACCTGATGAGGAGATTCCCGAGGGTTGGCGATGGGTGCGGTTCGGAGATGTCCTTGCCGAGTTGAAAAACGGCCTTTCGACGAAGCCGAACCAGACGCCACCCGGAACGCCGATTCTTCGCATTAACGCGGTTCGACCTTGCGAGGTGTTTTTCAGCGACCTTCGATATCTTGAGTGTTCCGAGGCACAACGGACCGAATTCGCTCTTCGGGACGGGGACCTTCTGTTCACGCGATATAATGGCAGTATCGACCTTCTTGGCGTCTGTGGGATAGTGCGTGGCATTGGTGGACGTGCATTGGTCTACCCTGACAAGCTGATGAGGGTTCGGTTCCCTTCGTCGGTGGTTCTTCCCGATTACTGCGAGCAATACTTTAGTAGTCCGGCCGCACGCGACCGGATGATTGCAAAATCGAAGTCATCGGCGGGGCAGAATGGGGTATCAGGGTCTGACGTCAAGGCTCAGCCCCTCGCACTCCCACCCGTTGAAGAACAACGCGAAATCGTAAGCCGTGTATCGGCGTTCCTCACCCTAGCCGACTCCATCGAGCAACGGGCGAAATCGGCTCTGCAACGTGTCGAGACGCTCACTCAGTCTGTCCTCGCCAAGGCATTCCGCGGGGAGCTGGTTCCCACGGAGGCCGAACTCGCTCGGAGGGAAGGCCGGGGCTACGAACACGCGAGTGAACTCCTTGCTCGGCTCAAATCCTTGGCGAAGGGCGAAACGAAGCGAGCCCGCGGGCGGAGGTCGAGCCCGCGTGCATCGACGCCAGAGGGCGACATGCTCGACTTCATGGAAGGCTAG
- a CDS encoding TIGR04255 family protein, producing MTTAAAFEDLHFEAPPINEVVCGLSFDPVKELLAPYLGLLWERYKPAFSTCQELPPLPTVFETATGTGGEPEFQILDLPPLPRIWFEETEGNGLIQVQRERFHYNWRRKSDDDEYPHFESVFALFKEKLDAFRDFLRELRPEELTPKQLELTYVNHIDFSLGLDSVIDMGKVFSDFSWKRHEGRLEPESANWRLAFRFPNGQGRLHVNVRSAMRISDSKPIILFDLTARGIGDDRTQKGIDTWFRDAHDSIVRAFVELTTRDMQEAVWRQKK from the coding sequence ATGACGACCGCCGCAGCTTTCGAGGATTTGCACTTCGAGGCACCACCCATCAACGAGGTGGTATGCGGCCTCTCGTTTGACCCGGTCAAAGAACTCTTGGCTCCGTATCTTGGGCTCTTGTGGGAGAGATACAAACCAGCCTTCTCGACCTGCCAGGAGCTGCCACCGCTTCCGACCGTGTTTGAGACAGCCACCGGAACGGGTGGCGAGCCGGAGTTTCAGATTCTCGACCTACCACCCCTGCCCCGAATTTGGTTCGAGGAGACAGAAGGCAACGGGCTCATTCAAGTCCAGAGAGAACGCTTCCACTACAACTGGCGTCGAAAGTCCGACGACGACGAATACCCGCATTTTGAGAGCGTTTTTGCCCTCTTCAAAGAGAAGCTAGATGCGTTTCGCGACTTTCTCAGAGAGTTACGGCCGGAGGAACTGACTCCGAAGCAGCTTGAACTTACATATGTAAACCACATCGATTTTTCATTAGGTCTGGATTCGGTCATCGATATGGGCAAGGTCTTCTCGGACTTCTCTTGGAAAAGACACGAGGGCAGGCTAGAGCCGGAATCCGCAAACTGGCGGTTGGCATTCCGCTTCCCGAATGGGCAGGGCAGGCTTCATGTGAACGTCAGGAGTGCCATGAGGATTTCTGACAGCAAACCGATTATCCTGTTCGACCTGACGGCGAGAGGTATCGGCGACGACCGAACCCAGAAAGGCATCGACACTTGGTTTCGCGACGCCCACGACTCGATTGTCAGGGCCTTTGTCGAACTCACGACTCGGGACATGCAAGAAGCGGTGTGGAGGCAGAAGAAATGA
- a CDS encoding tyrosine-type recombinase/integrase encodes MEFELALSERPSQVATAEAGRSLVKWLVAYCHAEVAGAPKTTLQAKKRDFELFLGYFTRTMGSDSIDDWTRSVSLGFVRWLENDANDGRGYAPTSVNRTTATLRRAVRWMEAKRPFLAGNPFERVTDLVTTVPPAKGLSKLQRSRVLAAADKLCALQTQANQQPRRKRALLVVLLETGMRISETLGVEMEQFDGKNFRNVKRKGKRRDDVYLSPEAREALADYFEHERGRGKGTVFQSREGTPMLRKDADRFLKQIQGMANANVPEDEKVNLHAHLMRHTALKQAEQKFGRAFAQRKSGNVGMQHIERYVQPADSDYEEAMDKLYS; translated from the coding sequence ATGGAATTCGAGTTGGCCCTCTCCGAACGACCCTCGCAGGTTGCGACGGCCGAGGCCGGTCGGAGCCTGGTGAAATGGCTCGTCGCCTACTGCCACGCCGAGGTGGCCGGAGCCCCGAAGACGACGCTCCAGGCGAAGAAGCGGGACTTCGAACTCTTCCTCGGCTACTTCACGAGGACGATGGGCTCCGATTCCATCGACGACTGGACCCGGAGCGTCTCCCTCGGATTCGTCCGGTGGCTTGAGAACGACGCGAACGACGGCCGCGGCTACGCCCCCACCTCGGTCAATCGGACGACGGCCACGCTCAGGCGTGCCGTCCGATGGATGGAAGCGAAGCGGCCGTTCCTCGCGGGGAATCCCTTCGAGAGAGTCACGGATTTGGTCACCACCGTCCCCCCGGCCAAGGGGCTCTCGAAGCTCCAGAGGAGTCGAGTCCTCGCAGCGGCCGACAAGCTCTGTGCCCTCCAAACGCAGGCCAATCAGCAGCCGAGACGGAAGCGGGCCTTGCTCGTCGTCCTCCTCGAGACCGGGATGCGAATCTCGGAGACGCTCGGCGTCGAGATGGAGCAGTTCGACGGGAAGAACTTCCGCAACGTGAAGCGGAAGGGGAAACGTCGAGACGACGTCTACCTCTCCCCCGAGGCGAGAGAAGCCCTGGCCGACTACTTCGAGCACGAGCGAGGCAGAGGGAAAGGCACCGTCTTCCAGAGCCGAGAAGGGACGCCGATGCTCAGGAAGGACGCCGACCGCTTCCTGAAGCAGATTCAGGGGATGGCGAACGCGAACGTGCCCGAGGACGAGAAGGTCAACCTACACGCCCATCTCATGCGGCACACCGCTCTCAAGCAGGCCGAGCAGAAGTTCGGCCGGGCGTTCGCCCAGCGGAAGAGCGGGAACGTCGGGATGCAGCACATCGAGCGGTACGTCCAGCCCGCCGATTCGGACTACGAAGAGGCGATGGACAAGCTCTATTCGTAG
- a CDS encoding ISAs1 family transposase, with protein sequence MADASRFGMDEVAAFFQDLDDPRSEINRKHPLASVVVIALVAVLAGASGPTAIARWAAFKRGLLESILPLPNGVPCKDVFRRVLMALRPEAFQPCFAAWLRSLRDEAAAETGVERPTLAIDGKTLRRSHDRKNGLGALHSVTAWASEYGLSLGQVACDEKSNEIAAIPELLKLIDVSGGVVTIDAMGCQREVAGAVVAAGGDYVLALKGNQGTLHRAAVAHVLGRWDEGFAGEPVGRLQVDEAAHGRRESRTYIQLEAPKDLPGFEAWRGLRSIGVAISEVVREGKTAEDVRYYISSLPVEPDAKAFAHAVRSRWGIENGCHWTLDVTFREDESRIREEHLRQNMAWLNRFCLSLLKRHPGRDSVAMKRRGCGWSDDYLMEVVRGSTC encoded by the coding sequence ATGGCGGATGCGAGCCGGTTCGGTATGGACGAGGTGGCGGCGTTCTTCCAGGACCTGGATGACCCGCGGTCGGAGATCAATCGCAAGCATCCGCTGGCCTCGGTGGTGGTGATCGCCCTGGTCGCGGTCCTGGCGGGGGCCTCCGGGCCGACGGCGATCGCGCGGTGGGCGGCGTTCAAGCGGGGTCTGCTCGAGTCGATCCTGCCGCTGCCGAACGGGGTGCCGTGCAAGGACGTCTTCCGGCGCGTGTTGATGGCCCTGCGGCCCGAGGCGTTCCAGCCGTGCTTCGCCGCCTGGCTGCGGTCGCTGCGCGACGAGGCCGCGGCCGAGACGGGCGTCGAGCGGCCCACGCTGGCGATCGACGGCAAGACCCTGCGTCGCAGCCACGACCGCAAGAACGGCCTGGGGGCGTTGCACTCGGTGACCGCCTGGGCGAGCGAGTACGGCCTGTCGCTGGGCCAGGTCGCTTGCGATGAGAAGTCGAACGAGATCGCTGCGATCCCCGAGTTGCTGAAGCTGATCGACGTCTCCGGCGGCGTCGTGACGATCGACGCGATGGGCTGCCAGAGGGAGGTCGCCGGGGCGGTCGTCGCCGCCGGCGGCGACTACGTGCTGGCGCTGAAGGGGAACCAGGGGACGCTGCATCGGGCGGCCGTCGCCCACGTCCTGGGGCGTTGGGACGAAGGGTTCGCGGGGGAGCCGGTCGGCCGCCTCCAGGTCGATGAGGCGGCCCACGGCCGTCGCGAGTCGCGGACGTACATCCAGCTCGAGGCCCCGAAGGACCTCCCCGGCTTCGAGGCGTGGCGGGGGCTGAGGTCGATCGGCGTGGCGATCTCCGAGGTCGTCCGCGAGGGAAAGACGGCGGAGGACGTCCGCTACTACATCAGCAGCCTGCCGGTCGAGCCCGACGCTAAGGCGTTCGCCCACGCGGTCCGCTCGCGCTGGGGGATCGAGAACGGCTGCCACTGGACCCTCGACGTGACCTTCCGCGAGGACGAGTCGCGAATCCGAGAGGAGCACCTGCGCCAGAACATGGCCTGGCTGAATCGCTTCTGCCTGTCCCTGCTCAAGCGGCACCCCGGGCGGGACAGCGTCGCCATGAAGCGACGCGGATGCGGATGGAGCGACGACTACTTGATGGAAGTCGTTAGAGGATCGACATGTTAG
- a CDS encoding twin-arginine translocation signal domain-containing protein, which yields MEDITRRDAVKLVAAGTAAAGGFTFAGVSNAEAQEYKKDGQKKAEGLGGGSANTVPGIKLPDNLGAALGGSPEDAAKTFMRLATQGMAQVMADAVAGAITQAVGGNLGAGTPDWVKLVKGLIVNLNWETPGNTTISTVAAFAKPGSTGGGPALGGGGFDIAIHGTF from the coding sequence ATGGAAGATATCACCAGACGAGATGCTGTGAAGCTGGTAGCGGCCGGGACGGCTGCAGCTGGAGGATTTACCTTCGCTGGCGTTTCCAATGCCGAAGCTCAAGAGTACAAAAAGGATGGTCAGAAGAAAGCTGAGGGACTTGGTGGTGGCTCCGCGAACACGGTGCCCGGCATCAAGCTTCCGGACAATCTCGGTGCGGCCCTGGGTGGGAGCCCCGAGGACGCTGCGAAGACGTTCATGAGGTTGGCCACGCAGGGGATGGCCCAGGTGATGGCTGACGCGGTCGCCGGGGCCATCACCCAGGCGGTCGGCGGGAACCTCGGTGCGGGCACCCCCGACTGGGTCAAGCTCGTCAAAGGACTCATCGTCAACCTGAACTGGGAGACTCCCGGCAACACCACCATCAGCACCGTCGCGGCCTTCGCCAAACCTGGTTCAACGGGTGGCGGGCCGGCCCTCGGTGGTGGCGGGTTCGATATCGCTATTCATGGCACGTTTTAA
- a CDS encoding papain-like cysteine protease family protein → MALQIVEGISITLESTTLGGKDLSIEPKLQEQSEWCWAACLDMVLEANADFSKNQCDFANAAYELTGCCLAPSSSLCNQPIPVIQFRQEYERYGFAAQFYNGSISFNAVKLEVDADRPVQVGVSWTGGGGHAMLITGWDQEGTEQFVFVTNSLDRTKTRVRYSDFLTVSNQGTWNWSWTGIKR, encoded by the coding sequence ATGGCTTTGCAAATCGTTGAAGGAATATCAATTACTCTGGAGTCTACCACACTGGGTGGTAAAGACTTGAGTATTGAACCTAAGCTACAAGAGCAATCAGAATGGTGCTGGGCGGCGTGTCTAGACATGGTACTTGAAGCAAACGCAGACTTTAGCAAAAATCAATGCGATTTTGCGAATGCCGCGTATGAATTGACTGGTTGCTGCCTTGCTCCGTCTAGCTCGCTTTGCAATCAACCTATTCCTGTCATCCAATTCCGACAAGAGTATGAGCGATATGGGTTTGCAGCTCAATTTTATAACGGCTCCATCTCATTCAACGCCGTCAAGCTAGAGGTCGATGCCGACCGGCCCGTTCAAGTTGGAGTTTCTTGGACAGGTGGCGGTGGCCACGCGATGCTCATCACGGGTTGGGACCAAGAGGGCACTGAACAATTTGTGTTCGTGACAAACTCGTTGGACAGAACAAAAACTCGCGTGCGATATAGTGACTTTTTGACTGTTTCGAATCAGGGGACGTGGAACTGGTCCTGGACTGGTATCAAGAGGTAA
- a CDS encoding tyrosine-type recombinase/integrase, with protein sequence MSGEIQRRDSRFTLPALIVNEGDRAGRRFVEFFTAQIRNANTRAAYAQAVAQFLLWCEDRKLTLQTLEPIAVAAYVEELGVTRSKSTVKQHLAAIKMLLDWMVTGQIIPVNPAASVRGPKHVVSKGLTPYLSAEDARTLLTSIEPSTLLGLRDRALIAVMTYSFARITAVLSMTVDDYYANGKKWRLRLHEKGGKRLEVPVHHKAEEYLDAYIQSARIEGDKRGPLFRASNRRSGELKATPLRRGDAWAMVKRRAAEAGLTHKLCNHSFRATGITAFMAAGGNIDKARKIAGHASTKTTQLYDRTDDEITLDEIERIAI encoded by the coding sequence ATGAGCGGCGAGATTCAGCGGCGGGATTCGCGATTCACCCTCCCTGCCCTCATCGTCAACGAGGGCGACCGGGCCGGGCGACGCTTCGTCGAGTTCTTCACCGCCCAGATTCGGAACGCCAACACGCGAGCGGCCTACGCCCAGGCCGTCGCTCAGTTCCTTCTGTGGTGCGAGGACCGCAAGCTCACGCTGCAAACCCTGGAGCCCATCGCCGTCGCCGCCTACGTCGAGGAGCTGGGCGTCACCAGGTCGAAGTCCACCGTCAAGCAGCACCTGGCCGCCATCAAGATGCTCCTCGACTGGATGGTGACCGGGCAAATCATCCCGGTGAACCCCGCAGCTTCCGTGCGAGGCCCGAAGCACGTCGTCTCGAAGGGGCTCACGCCGTACCTCTCGGCCGAGGACGCTCGAACGCTTCTCACCAGCATCGAGCCTTCAACGCTCTTGGGACTCAGGGACAGGGCCCTCATCGCCGTGATGACCTACTCGTTCGCACGAATCACGGCGGTGCTCTCGATGACTGTGGACGACTACTACGCGAACGGGAAGAAATGGCGGCTCAGGCTTCACGAGAAGGGCGGGAAACGTCTGGAGGTGCCGGTGCACCACAAGGCCGAGGAGTACCTCGACGCCTACATCCAATCCGCGAGAATCGAGGGCGACAAGCGAGGGCCGCTCTTCCGTGCGAGCAACCGCAGGAGCGGCGAGTTGAAAGCGACGCCGCTTCGGCGGGGCGACGCCTGGGCGATGGTGAAGCGGAGGGCGGCCGAGGCCGGGCTCACGCACAAGCTCTGCAACCACTCGTTCCGGGCGACGGGAATCACCGCGTTCATGGCGGCTGGAGGCAACATCGACAAGGCCCGGAAAATCGCTGGGCACGCCTCAACGAAGACGACCCAACTCTACGACCGGACCGATGACGAAATCACGCTCGATGAAATTGAGCGGATAGCGATTTGA
- a CDS encoding type II toxin-antitoxin system Phd/YefM family antitoxin: MAMSMERVSITRLKNSLSAYLAEVKAGTTLVVTDREIGVASITPVSWDLKDDPMKDLVLSGQVTPHTEELPEDFLKGPRVKDPAGSLRAFLTEERD; encoded by the coding sequence GTGGCCATGAGCATGGAACGAGTCTCCATCACCCGACTCAAGAACTCGCTCTCGGCCTACCTCGCCGAGGTGAAAGCCGGAACGACGCTCGTCGTCACCGACCGCGAAATCGGAGTGGCATCCATCACGCCGGTGTCCTGGGATTTGAAGGATGACCCGATGAAGGACCTCGTCTTGAGCGGCCAGGTGACCCCGCACACGGAAGAGCTGCCCGAGGACTTCCTCAAAGGACCGAGGGTCAAAGACCCCGCGGGCTCGCTCCGAGCTTTCCTCACGGAGGAGCGGGATTAA
- a CDS encoding RNA polymerase sigma factor codes for MVSEPAGIGNDEQVAIERILRDEGPKVLRTLRHKFGLAFNVQDYEDILAQSLYLLWKYWDRYEPSKGPLSHWFFGIAQRVAIDLLRATASNRASSLTFIDQPIQKAPVEPRAPNSIEEALHAVLESLSETDRTIILRSASADEQESWAAKLAPELSMSAGAIRVRRIRIQEKIRTAMAERGYMTKVM; via the coding sequence ATGGTAAGCGAACCCGCTGGAATAGGGAACGACGAGCAGGTAGCGATCGAACGCATCTTGCGTGATGAGGGACCAAAGGTTCTGCGGACTCTCAGGCACAAGTTCGGATTGGCTTTTAACGTCCAGGATTACGAGGACATTCTCGCTCAATCTCTCTATCTACTCTGGAAATACTGGGACCGGTACGAACCTAGTAAGGGTCCATTGAGTCACTGGTTTTTCGGGATCGCCCAACGAGTAGCGATAGATCTCTTGAGAGCAACTGCATCCAATCGAGCATCCAGTCTCACGTTCATCGACCAGCCGATTCAGAAAGCTCCGGTCGAACCGAGAGCTCCCAATTCTATCGAAGAGGCTCTACACGCCGTCTTGGAATCACTCTCGGAAACCGATCGGACGATTATTCTACGCTCTGCTTCTGCTGATGAGCAGGAATCATGGGCCGCAAAACTGGCCCCAGAGTTGTCCATGTCCGCAGGTGCAATTCGTGTTCGACGAATACGAATTCAGGAAAAAATTCGTACGGCAATGGCGGAACGGGGTTACATGACCAAAGTCATGTAG
- a CDS encoding metallophosphoesterase family protein, with protein sequence MDQIVLFHVSDIHMSNVLDNTDFSGNEGYWGHHRILATGLKLGFEHAIVKTSLTDDQPLWVVVSGDLTQRGSTSEFHVAHTLLQSKWVSDPEGLQVAGLEIPSKHIFMVPGNHDHWNGWKRRKITPWNIRPPAHNSTLVPGNLPETPWRQEIRQGGLMLEIFGIDSNSGLQDNAGNLRAGGSYARGELRGLIRCLNRSDAEGLPDGVRRRIRVLVSHHGLISNRNFQWYRDALPLDPTSQGLLQRLAFRRGIDVVLTGHYHDFFLSPFRLAKGLKSSSLIEIRAPSATQGKPENHKQGFLVHQIQLTESPTMVDWKVWSYLWYQGRFIVTSGTTAHFRF encoded by the coding sequence GTGGATCAAATCGTTCTCTTTCATGTTTCTGATATTCATATGTCCAATGTTCTGGACAATACTGATTTTTCAGGAAACGAAGGATACTGGGGACATCATCGTATACTAGCGACGGGACTGAAACTCGGATTCGAGCATGCCATTGTAAAAACTTCTCTAACCGATGATCAACCACTTTGGGTTGTCGTGAGTGGCGATCTAACGCAGCGAGGCAGCACCTCGGAATTTCACGTCGCTCATACGTTGCTCCAATCGAAATGGGTGTCTGATCCAGAAGGCCTACAAGTCGCTGGTCTCGAAATACCGTCAAAACATATATTTATGGTTCCCGGAAATCATGATCATTGGAACGGATGGAAACGAAGAAAGATCACGCCATGGAATATTCGTCCTCCCGCTCATAATTCAACGCTCGTCCCCGGTAATTTGCCTGAAACGCCTTGGCGCCAAGAGATCCGCCAGGGAGGCTTAATGTTGGAGATCTTCGGCATCGATTCCAACTCCGGACTCCAGGACAATGCGGGCAATCTACGCGCGGGCGGAAGTTATGCCCGAGGTGAGCTACGAGGATTAATCCGATGTCTGAATCGGAGCGACGCTGAAGGTTTGCCGGACGGCGTTCGGCGACGCATCCGCGTTCTGGTCAGCCACCATGGCCTGATCTCTAACCGTAACTTCCAATGGTATAGAGATGCCCTACCTCTGGACCCGACCTCACAAGGTCTTTTGCAAAGGCTCGCATTCCGTCGAGGGATTGACGTGGTCCTAACAGGCCACTACCACGACTTCTTCTTGTCGCCCTTTCGTTTAGCAAAGGGCCTAAAGTCGTCATCACTTATCGAAATACGAGCGCCGTCGGCAACTCAGGGAAAGCCGGAGAACCACAAACAGGGCTTCTTGGTGCACCAAATCCAGCTTACCGAGTCGCCGACGATGGTGGACTGGAAGGTTTGGTCGTATCTGTGGTACCAGGGGCGATTTATCGTGACCTCTGGTACCACAGCCCACTTCAGATTTTGA
- a CDS encoding DNA N-6-adenine-methyltransferase, whose amino-acid sequence MAKNPAGRGPLAKGLREARKARGWTQVELAERAGIAERTVRGLEGGGGGVAAFQRSLAALNVVVSCRNAASVPMAEVIRTLRTRRGLSQRELARVAGVSQPTVGTLERGGMGRLAPLERVLVALGAGAHLTPEGRTKSFYTTTGNSSIGQAWETPSQLLEVLYSVFGRFDLDPCSPSKKGPVKARVRFTAEDDGLELPWKGRVFVNPPYGRGLGEWVCKARSEFESGDAGLVVLLIPARTETSYWHRHVAGKASVWFIEGRLKFGGGKQSAPFPSALVVFGATSEEKERLDRSAVGWRAT is encoded by the coding sequence ATGGCGAAAAACCCTGCCGGTCGAGGACCGCTCGCGAAGGGCCTCCGCGAGGCTCGAAAGGCTCGCGGTTGGACGCAGGTCGAGCTCGCCGAACGGGCCGGGATCGCCGAGCGGACGGTGCGAGGGTTGGAAGGAGGCGGGGGCGGCGTCGCCGCATTCCAACGATCCCTCGCGGCGTTGAACGTCGTCGTCAGCTGTCGAAATGCGGCGTCCGTCCCGATGGCCGAGGTGATTCGCACCCTCCGCACGCGGAGAGGGCTCTCGCAACGAGAATTGGCACGCGTCGCCGGGGTCAGCCAACCGACCGTAGGCACGCTCGAGCGAGGCGGCATGGGACGTCTCGCGCCGTTGGAGCGAGTCCTGGTCGCCCTAGGGGCCGGTGCCCATCTAACCCCCGAAGGAAGGACGAAGTCCTTTTACACCACCACCGGCAATTCGTCGATCGGCCAGGCGTGGGAGACCCCGAGCCAGCTGCTCGAGGTGCTGTATTCGGTCTTCGGGAGGTTCGACCTCGACCCGTGCTCGCCGAGCAAGAAGGGCCCCGTGAAAGCACGGGTAAGATTCACCGCCGAGGACGACGGGCTCGAGCTTCCCTGGAAGGGTCGGGTGTTCGTGAATCCTCCTTACGGCCGCGGCCTCGGGGAGTGGGTTTGCAAAGCCCGAAGCGAGTTCGAATCCGGTGACGCCGGGCTCGTCGTGCTGCTCATCCCGGCGAGGACCGAGACGAGCTACTGGCACCGGCACGTCGCGGGCAAGGCGAGCGTCTGGTTCATCGAAGGGCGGCTCAAATTCGGGGGCGGCAAGCAATCGGCCCCGTTCCCCTCGGCTTTGGTCGTCTTCGGTGCAACCTCCGAAGAGAAAGAGCGACTCGATCGTTCGGCCGTCGGCTGGAGGGCGACGTGA